The following are encoded in a window of Carassius auratus strain Wakin chromosome 6, ASM336829v1, whole genome shotgun sequence genomic DNA:
- the gbx2 gene encoding homeobox protein GBX-2, with amino-acid sequence MSAAFSTPFMMMQRPVGSTTAFSIDSLIGGPPQPSPGHFVYTGYPMFMPYRSVVLPPPPPPPPPTLPQSGLPATHPHHPIPGLPSGFCSSLAQGMALTSTLMATLPGGFSTSPSQQHQDAARKLGSQSIHAMFDKSQDIRLDGEDGKTFPTKDSATLPSFHDSQSLHTSTVRGHNKDDTKEDECHRKDESFSMDSDLDYSSDDNGPGNAMCQKEDGDASGGLDDGVHGGNGAGNTTSTGKNRRRRTAFTSEQLLELEKEFHCKKYLSLTERSQIAHALKLSEVQVKIWFQNRRAKWKRVKAGNVNSKTGEPSRNPKIVVPIPVHVSRFAIRSQHQQLEQARP; translated from the exons ATGAGTGCAGCTTTCAGCACGCCGTTCATGATGATGCAGCGTCCGGTGGGAAGCACCACTGCGTTCAGCATTGACTCGCTCATCGGAGGTCCACCGCAGCCCAGTCCGGGACATTTCGTGTACACGGGCTACCCCATGTTTATGCCCTATCGGTCAGTGGTGTTACCTCCgcctcctccaccacctcctccaacTCTTCCTCAGAGCGGTCTCCCCGCGACCCATCCGCACCACCCGATCCCGGGCTTACCCAGCGGCTTCTGCTCCAGCCTGGCGCAGGGCATGGCGCTCACATCCACGCTAATGGCCACGTTACCCGGCGGCTTCTCCACCTCGCCATCCCAGCAGCACCAGGACGCAGCGAGGAAGCTCGGCTCTCAGTCTATTCACGCCATGTTCGATAAATCTCAGGATATTCGTTTGGATGGAGAGGATGGGAAAACGTTTCCAACGAAAGATTCAGCGACCCTTCCGTCATTTCACGACTCGCAGTCCCTGCACACATCTACAG TGCGAGGTCACAACAAAGACGACACGAAGGAGGATGAATGTCACAGGAAAGACGAGAGCTTCTCCATGGACAGTGATTTAGATTACAGCTCCGATGATAACGGGCCTGGGAACGCCATGTGTCAGAAGGAAGATGGAGACGCCAGCGGAGGACTGGACGATGGCGTCCACGGCGGGAATGGGGCCGGGAACACCACGTCCACCGGGAAAAATCGGAGGAGGAGGACCGCTTTTACGAGCGAGCAGCTCTTAGAACTGGAGAAGGAGTTTCACTGTAAGAAATATCTATCCCTCACAGAACGCTCACAGATCGCCCATGCCTTAAAGCTCAGCGAGGTGCAGGTCAAGATCTGGTTTCAGAACCGGAGAGCCAAGTGGAAACGGGTCAAAGCGGGCAATGTGAACTCCAAAACCGGAGAGCCCTCCAGAAACCCCAAAATTGTGGTGCCCATTCCGGTGCATGTTAGTCGGTTTGCAATACGCAGCCAACACCAACAGTTAGAACAGGCCAGACCATGA